Proteins from one Streptosporangium becharense genomic window:
- a CDS encoding peptidoglycan D,D-transpeptidase FtsI family protein, which translates to MSAPAMNNPLKRAALACLIMFGLLMLNVNYLQAVRADDLSKDSRNKRNFFARYEVERGRITAGNKVLAESVDTGDAEFRFQRRYPEGKIYAPVTGFFAPESAQDIEGAEDDLLDGSSADLLIRRSIDLFSNKTTKGASVDLTINPKAQEAAYKALSASGKKGALVAIEPKTGAILAMVSLPTYDPNPLAKPDKGKVNEAYNKLAEDKDQPLVNRAIKRTYPPGSTFKVVTAAAYLESDDTLGPQTQVDAPTLLDLPNTTHDLPNSGGAACGTGRVTLSYALEKSCNTPFGKIALDLGYDALKDQAAKFGIGGEPVEIPMKVVDSSIGPEEDAAALAQTSIGQRSNQMTPMQMAMIAAGIANDGVVMKPYLVKKIADAEGTEIDGADPEELTTAVSEDNARKLKEMMVNVVSLGTASAAQIPGVTVGGKTGTAETAQGRAPHAWFISFAPAEDPKVAVALIVESGSAGDDASGGRTAAPIAKSVMEAVLGR; encoded by the coding sequence ATGAGCGCTCCCGCGATGAACAATCCCCTCAAGCGCGCGGCCCTCGCCTGTCTGATCATGTTCGGCCTGCTCATGCTGAACGTGAACTACCTGCAGGCCGTACGTGCGGACGACCTGAGCAAGGACTCACGCAACAAGCGCAACTTCTTCGCCCGCTACGAGGTCGAGCGCGGGCGGATCACCGCGGGCAACAAGGTCCTCGCCGAGTCGGTCGACACCGGCGACGCCGAGTTCCGCTTCCAGCGCCGCTACCCCGAGGGCAAGATCTACGCGCCGGTCACCGGCTTCTTCGCGCCGGAGAGCGCGCAGGACATCGAGGGGGCCGAGGACGACCTGCTCGACGGGTCGAGCGCCGACCTGCTGATCAGGCGCAGCATCGACCTGTTCAGCAACAAGACCACCAAGGGTGCCAGCGTCGACCTGACGATCAACCCGAAGGCGCAGGAGGCGGCCTACAAGGCGCTGAGCGCCAGCGGCAAGAAAGGCGCACTGGTGGCGATCGAGCCGAAGACCGGGGCGATCCTCGCCATGGTCTCGCTCCCCACCTACGACCCGAACCCGCTGGCCAAGCCGGACAAGGGCAAGGTCAACGAGGCTTACAACAAGCTGGCCGAGGACAAGGACCAGCCGCTGGTGAACCGGGCGATCAAGCGCACCTATCCGCCGGGCTCGACCTTCAAGGTCGTCACCGCCGCGGCGTACCTGGAGAGCGACGACACCCTCGGCCCGCAGACGCAGGTCGACGCGCCGACCCTGCTCGACCTGCCCAACACCACCCACGACCTGCCCAACTCCGGCGGCGCGGCGTGCGGCACCGGGCGGGTGACGCTGTCGTACGCGCTGGAGAAGTCCTGCAACACGCCGTTCGGCAAGATCGCGCTGGACCTCGGCTACGACGCGCTGAAGGACCAGGCGGCCAAGTTCGGCATCGGCGGTGAGCCGGTGGAGATCCCGATGAAGGTCGTGGACAGCAGCATCGGCCCCGAGGAGGACGCCGCGGCCCTCGCCCAGACGTCGATCGGCCAGCGCAGCAACCAGATGACCCCGATGCAGATGGCCATGATCGCCGCAGGCATCGCCAACGACGGCGTGGTCATGAAGCCGTACCTGGTCAAGAAGATCGCCGACGCCGAGGGCACCGAGATCGACGGCGCCGATCCCGAGGAGCTGACCACCGCGGTCAGCGAGGACAACGCGCGCAAGCTCAAGGAGATGATGGTCAACGTCGTCAGCCTGGGCACGGCGAGCGCCGCGCAGATCCCGGGTGTGACGGTCGGCGGCAAGACCGGCACCGCCGAGACCGCCCAGGGGCGGGCGCCGCACGCCTGGTTCATCTCCTTCGCCCCCGCCGAGGACCCCAAGGTCGCGGTCGCGCTGATCGTCGAGTCGGGGAGCGCCGGTGACGACGCCTCCGGCGGCCGCACCGCCGCTCCGATCGCCAAGAGCGTGATGGAAGCGGTGCTGGGTAGATGA
- a CDS encoding FtsW/RodA/SpoVE family cell cycle protein, protein MSTPSAEPVLMPAKRRLAQLAMLAFAVGIVMLAYANVGLAIDGQIPSGMLTYGLGLGGFMLAAYLVLAKFAPWADPLILPLVTLINGLGLVMIYRLERVNTFGASATTQLLWTAVGVVMFSVTLIVVRDHRSLQRLTYTMGALGLVLLVSPLLPFIGQETNGARIWIGIPGVGQLQPAEFAKIALIVFFAGYLVAKRDVLALAGRRLLFIDLPRARDLGPVLITWGLSLGVLVLQKDLGSSLLIFGTFIAMLYIATQRTSWVLIGILLFVGGAVLAGTIFDHVAARFEVYLNPEDPKLYDRELGGSYQLMQGLFAMGHGGVLGTGLGEGHPDEIPLAISDFIFTAVGEELGLTGLMALLMLYALLVERGLRTSIVAREPFSKLLAGGLSFILAWQVFIIVGGVTNLIPLTGLVTPFMSQGGSALLANWILIALLVRMSDTARKPPPQAIQDEGMTQVFQR, encoded by the coding sequence ATGAGCACCCCAAGCGCCGAGCCGGTCCTGATGCCCGCCAAACGGCGGCTGGCCCAGCTGGCGATGCTGGCCTTCGCGGTCGGCATCGTGATGCTCGCGTACGCCAACGTGGGGCTGGCCATCGACGGGCAGATCCCGTCCGGCATGCTCACCTACGGCCTCGGGCTGGGCGGCTTCATGCTGGCCGCCTACCTGGTGCTGGCCAAGTTCGCCCCGTGGGCGGATCCGCTGATCCTGCCGCTGGTGACGCTGATCAACGGCCTCGGGCTGGTGATGATCTACCGCCTGGAGCGGGTCAACACGTTCGGCGCCTCGGCCACCACCCAGCTCCTGTGGACGGCCGTCGGGGTCGTCATGTTCTCCGTGACGCTGATCGTGGTGCGCGACCACCGGTCACTGCAGCGGCTCACCTACACCATGGGAGCCCTCGGCCTGGTCCTGCTGGTCTCGCCGCTGCTGCCGTTCATCGGTCAGGAGACCAACGGCGCGCGCATCTGGATCGGCATCCCCGGCGTGGGCCAGCTCCAGCCCGCCGAGTTCGCCAAGATCGCCCTGATCGTCTTCTTCGCCGGTTACCTGGTGGCCAAGCGCGACGTGCTGGCGCTGGCCGGGCGGCGGCTGCTCTTCATCGACCTGCCCCGAGCCCGCGACCTCGGCCCGGTCCTCATCACCTGGGGCCTGAGCCTGGGCGTGCTGGTCCTGCAGAAGGACCTCGGCTCCTCACTGCTGATCTTCGGCACGTTCATCGCGATGCTCTACATCGCCACCCAGCGCACCTCGTGGGTGCTGATCGGCATCCTGCTCTTCGTCGGCGGCGCCGTCCTGGCCGGGACGATCTTCGACCACGTCGCGGCCCGCTTCGAGGTCTACCTCAACCCCGAGGACCCGAAGCTGTACGACCGTGAGCTGGGCGGCAGCTACCAGCTCATGCAGGGCCTGTTCGCCATGGGCCACGGCGGCGTGCTCGGCACCGGGCTGGGCGAGGGCCACCCCGACGAGATCCCACTGGCCATCTCCGACTTCATCTTCACCGCCGTCGGCGAGGAGCTCGGCCTGACCGGGCTGATGGCGCTGCTGATGCTGTACGCCCTGCTGGTGGAGCGCGGCCTGCGCACCTCGATCGTGGCCCGCGAGCCGTTCTCCAAGCTGCTGGCCGGCGGCCTGTCGTTCATCCTCGCCTGGCAGGTCTTCATCATCGTCGGCGGCGTGACCAACCTGATCCCCCTCACCGGTCTGGTCACCCCGTTCATGTCGCAGGGCGGCTCCGCGCTGCTGGCTAACTGGATCCTTATCGCCCTGCTGGTACGGATGTCAGACACGGCCAGAAAGCCGCCGCCCCAGGCCATCCAGGACGAAGGAATGACGCAGGTGTTCCAGCGATGA
- a CDS encoding Stp1/IreP family PP2C-type Ser/Thr phosphatase, with protein MTIALRYAARSDVGLLREGNEDSAYASGRLLAVADGMGGHAHGEVASSVAIAAMSSLDMDAQGGDLLSAIEAAVRDANRRLHEMVGRDPSLKGMGTTLTAMLWSGTRVALVHVGDSRAYLLRAGELYQITHDHTLVQSLVDDGRITQEEAATHPQRSILLRALDGSGEVDPDLSLREAQVGDRYLLCSDGLSGVVSAETLHHTLTTIDDPDTVVRTLIDLANRGGGPDNITCVLADVLEVDEGVPPAGEAAVVGAAGSTMSRSQPLGQPFGQPPGAPPDEGGVVTAPQPVITDDDPGGEPVVRAVARPARRRRRWPFLVAAGGVVIAGGGLGWYFGNQWLQDQYFVGARGNEIVVFQGVKTNLGPFELFDVARSTTESVSALGAFQQGQVRDGIPVPDVEAGLKKIEELKSSTAESDGGKPTPTPSASPSATATPSKPPQPTRTPQPTRSR; from the coding sequence ATGACCATCGCACTCCGTTACGCCGCCCGCTCGGACGTCGGCCTCCTCCGTGAAGGAAACGAGGACTCGGCGTACGCAAGCGGCCGCCTGCTCGCCGTCGCCGACGGCATGGGCGGCCACGCACACGGCGAGGTGGCCAGCTCGGTCGCCATCGCCGCGATGTCCTCCCTCGACATGGACGCGCAGGGGGGTGACCTGCTCAGCGCCATCGAGGCGGCGGTACGCGACGCCAACCGCAGGCTGCACGAGATGGTCGGCCGCGATCCCAGCCTCAAGGGCATGGGCACCACCCTGACCGCCATGCTGTGGTCCGGTACGAGAGTGGCCCTGGTCCACGTCGGCGACTCCAGGGCCTACCTGCTGCGCGCCGGGGAGCTGTACCAGATCACCCACGACCACACCCTGGTGCAGTCGCTGGTGGACGACGGCCGGATCACCCAGGAGGAGGCCGCGACCCACCCGCAGCGGTCCATCCTGCTGCGGGCGCTCGACGGCAGCGGCGAGGTCGACCCCGACCTGTCGTTGCGCGAGGCCCAGGTCGGCGACCGCTACCTGCTCTGCTCGGACGGCCTGTCGGGGGTGGTGAGCGCGGAGACCCTGCACCACACGCTCACCACGATCGACGACCCCGACACGGTGGTCCGCACGCTGATCGACCTGGCCAACCGCGGCGGCGGCCCCGACAACATCACCTGCGTGCTCGCCGACGTGCTGGAGGTGGACGAGGGCGTCCCGCCCGCCGGTGAGGCCGCCGTAGTGGGTGCCGCGGGGTCGACCATGTCGAGGTCACAGCCGCTCGGCCAGCCCTTCGGCCAGCCGCCCGGCGCGCCGCCGGACGAGGGCGGCGTGGTCACCGCTCCGCAGCCGGTGATCACCGACGACGATCCCGGCGGCGAACCGGTCGTCAGGGCCGTCGCCCGGCCCGCCAGGCGACGGCGGCGGTGGCCGTTTCTGGTCGCGGCGGGCGGCGTCGTCATCGCCGGGGGCGGCCTAGGCTGGTACTTCGGCAATCAGTGGTTGCAAGACCAGTATTTCGTCGGGGCCAGGGGTAACGAGATCGTGGTTTTTCAGGGTGTGAAGACCAACCTCGGCCCTTTCGAGCTCTTCGACGTCGCCCGGAGCACCACGGAGTCGGTCTCGGCTCTCGGCGCGTTCCAGCAGGGCCAGGTTCGCGACGGCATCCCCGTCCCCGACGTCGAGGCGGGCCTGAAGAAGATCGAGGAGCTCAAGTCGTCCACGGCCGAGTCCGACGGCGGGAAACCGACCCCCACTCCCAGCGCCTCCCCCTCCGCGACCGCCACCCCCTCAAAGCCCCCCCAACCCACAAGGACTCCCCAACCCACAAGGTCACGGTAG
- a CDS encoding FHA domain-containing protein FhaB/FipA: MSELTLLLIRLAFLAVLWFFVIAAVGVIRTDLFGSRTPAAVPVKAPKPVKPASKPRKGEPRQMVVVGGPLQGTIIPLTEVPITIGRASDATLVVSDDYASSRHARLFPQDGQWIVEDLGSTNGTYLDRSKVTRPTPVPLGVPIRIGKTVIELRK, encoded by the coding sequence ATGTCCGAGCTCACGCTGCTGCTGATCCGGCTCGCCTTCCTCGCGGTGCTGTGGTTCTTCGTGATTGCCGCGGTCGGTGTGATCCGGACAGACTTGTTCGGATCGCGCACGCCCGCCGCCGTTCCCGTCAAGGCTCCCAAGCCGGTGAAACCCGCGTCCAAACCGCGGAAGGGGGAGCCCCGGCAGATGGTCGTCGTCGGCGGCCCCCTGCAGGGCACGATCATCCCTCTCACGGAGGTGCCCATCACCATCGGCCGGGCGAGTGACGCGACGCTGGTGGTCAGCGACGATTACGCCTCCAGCCGGCACGCCCGGCTCTTTCCTCAGGACGGTCAGTGGATCGTGGAAGATCTCGGTTCGACCAACGGCACATACCTCGACCGCTCTAAAGTCACCCGTCCGACTCCGGTGCCGCTCGGCGTTCCGATCCGCATCGGTAAGACCGTCATCGAATTGCGCAAATGA
- a CDS encoding FhaA domain-containing protein, whose protein sequence is MGVLQRFERRLEGLVEGAFARAFKSDLQPVEVASAVQREMDERAAIVAQGRTLVPNDFVVELSTTDSERLEVYADSIGQELANLAREYAKEQGYSFVGPVRVRFETADDLAVGLFRIRSGVIRGATVEQDEIRQPVSDVPPARTHAFPGRPRLLVSTQDDPQGQRSFDLTTPVTLLGRGTDCDLRLVDPGVSRHHAELRVEGPLVALVDLGSTNGTFVNGQPVRRVELQNGTRVTLGRTTLVFRRD, encoded by the coding sequence GTGGGAGTCCTGCAACGTTTCGAGCGGAGACTCGAAGGCTTGGTTGAGGGGGCCTTTGCGCGGGCGTTCAAATCTGACCTTCAGCCGGTCGAGGTCGCCAGCGCGGTCCAACGGGAGATGGACGAGCGGGCTGCGATCGTCGCGCAGGGGCGCACTCTCGTGCCCAACGACTTCGTGGTCGAGTTGTCCACGACCGACAGCGAACGTCTGGAGGTGTACGCCGACAGCATCGGCCAGGAGCTGGCGAACCTCGCCAGGGAGTACGCCAAGGAGCAGGGTTACTCCTTCGTGGGGCCGGTGCGGGTCCGCTTCGAGACGGCCGACGACCTCGCGGTCGGCCTGTTCCGGATCCGATCCGGCGTGATCCGCGGCGCCACGGTCGAGCAGGACGAGATCCGCCAGCCGGTGAGCGACGTGCCCCCGGCCCGGACCCACGCCTTCCCCGGCCGCCCCCGTCTGCTCGTCTCCACCCAGGACGACCCGCAAGGACAGCGCTCCTTCGACCTGACCACACCGGTCACCCTGCTCGGCAGGGGCACCGACTGCGATCTACGGCTGGTCGACCCGGGTGTGTCCCGGCACCACGCCGAGCTGCGGGTGGAGGGTCCCCTGGTCGCGCTCGTCGACCTCGGCTCCACCAACGGCACCTTCGTCAACGGCCAGCCGGTTCGCCGGGTCGAGCTCCAGAACGGCACTCGTGTGACGCTGGGGCGGACGACTCTGGTTTTCCGGCGCGATTAA
- a CDS encoding hemolysin family protein: MSTTGALLIGVALLIGNAFFVAAEFAVISARRHRLEELAGRGGRLARIAARAAVRGGRELSLMLAGAQLGITLCSLGLGMVTEPAIEHLLEPVFAAIGVPESLQVPIALFIALALVTFLHMVVGEMAPKSWALTHPEAAAMGLALPFRGFTWVVRPVLAALNGLTNGILRLFGVHPRDELATTRTPVQLAMLVGESGRMGLLDRDEHDLLTRALRVHQQPVERLMLPLAETASVPADAPGARVREVAADSGHLRLLVTSGEPGDVLGVVHVRDALVRPEASPAQLARPVPRLAKTTTIPEAVHALQDARAHLGLVTDGDEVVGMVSLTDLVGELLDVRGLATPAGPAPARA; encoded by the coding sequence ATGAGCACCACCGGTGCCCTGCTGATCGGTGTGGCCCTGCTGATCGGCAACGCCTTCTTCGTCGCGGCCGAGTTCGCGGTGATCTCGGCCCGCAGGCACCGCCTGGAGGAGCTCGCCGGCAGGGGAGGACGGTTGGCCCGGATCGCCGCCCGCGCGGCCGTGCGCGGCGGCCGGGAGCTGTCGCTGATGCTGGCCGGGGCACAGCTGGGCATCACACTGTGCTCGCTGGGCCTGGGCATGGTGACCGAACCGGCCATCGAGCATCTGCTGGAGCCGGTCTTCGCCGCGATCGGCGTCCCCGAGTCGCTCCAGGTTCCGATCGCGCTGTTCATCGCGCTGGCGCTGGTCACCTTCCTGCACATGGTGGTCGGCGAGATGGCCCCCAAGTCGTGGGCGCTGACCCACCCCGAGGCCGCCGCGATGGGCCTGGCCCTGCCGTTCCGCGGCTTCACCTGGGTGGTCCGGCCGGTGCTCGCCGCGCTCAACGGCCTGACCAACGGGATACTCAGGCTGTTCGGAGTGCACCCGCGCGACGAGCTGGCCACCACCAGGACCCCCGTCCAGCTGGCCATGCTGGTCGGCGAGTCGGGCCGGATGGGCCTGCTCGACCGTGACGAGCACGACCTGCTGACCCGGGCGCTGCGGGTCCACCAGCAGCCGGTGGAGCGGCTGATGCTCCCCCTGGCGGAGACGGCGTCGGTGCCCGCGGACGCGCCGGGTGCGCGGGTGCGCGAGGTCGCGGCGGACAGCGGGCACCTGCGCCTGCTGGTCACCTCCGGCGAGCCGGGCGACGTCCTGGGCGTGGTGCACGTCAGGGACGCCCTGGTGCGGCCCGAGGCGAGCCCCGCGCAGCTGGCCCGCCCGGTGCCCCGGCTGGCGAAGACCACCACGATCCCCGAGGCGGTTCACGCCCTGCAGGACGCCCGGGCCCACCTGGGCCTGGTCACCGACGGGGACGAGGTCGTCGGCATGGTGAGCCTCACCGACCTGGTCGGGGAGCTCCTGGACGTCCGGGGGCTCGCCACCCCGGCGGGCCCGGCGCCCGCGCGGGCCTGA
- a CDS encoding hemolysin family protein codes for MNTALGLLAVLLLTLATGYFVAQEFAFVAADRGVLREQADAGDTSAARALQVTGRLSFMLSGAQLGITVTALLVGFIAEPAIATVIRPGLSAVGVPEAAVPGIAVALAVAVATVIQMVFGELAPKNLGIARPEPMAKFLARSTLIYMRIAGPVIRLFDSAATGLLRRVGVEPVEEIEHGASPEELSRIISESATAGDLPPRLSELLERALEFGDRTAEEIMVPRPRLVLLRDDRPISDLVAAVGEHGHSRYPVLCDVNGDDVVGVTGVRELLRSGLTEGPLKKITRPALLVPDSLPLPVVLERMRAARDDMACVIDEYGGLAGVVTIEDLAEELVGELIDENDPEPAGVVANDDGTWDLPGTLRLDEIERATGLPLPESDDYDTVAGLVLATLGRMAEPGDRVKVTLTMEHDLLEGDGVEEKDAVLTVLSVQRRVPEWVRLALARPGEDDPGAPGDAAGSGSAGQDAGRSESGRPDGAPRNHRNHRDHRDHTAGDDVRRDAGQSDTGREGVPGDGVPRDDTERDGARRDEPVTTASRMAGRGSGAPGYGRGPVGGR; via the coding sequence GTGAACACGGCTCTGGGCCTGCTGGCCGTACTCCTCCTGACCCTCGCCACCGGCTACTTCGTCGCCCAGGAGTTCGCCTTCGTCGCGGCGGACCGGGGCGTGCTGCGCGAGCAGGCCGACGCCGGTGACACCTCCGCCGCCAGAGCGCTCCAGGTGACGGGGCGCCTGTCGTTCATGCTCTCGGGCGCGCAGCTGGGCATCACGGTCACCGCGCTGCTCGTCGGCTTCATCGCCGAACCGGCCATCGCCACGGTCATCCGTCCCGGCCTCTCCGCCGTGGGCGTGCCCGAGGCCGCCGTGCCGGGCATCGCGGTGGCGCTGGCCGTGGCCGTCGCCACCGTCATCCAGATGGTGTTCGGCGAACTGGCCCCCAAGAACCTGGGCATCGCCCGCCCGGAACCGATGGCCAAGTTCCTCGCCCGTTCGACGCTGATCTACATGAGGATCGCCGGCCCGGTCATCCGGCTGTTCGACTCCGCCGCCACCGGCCTGCTGCGCCGCGTCGGCGTGGAGCCCGTGGAGGAGATCGAGCACGGCGCCAGCCCCGAGGAGCTGTCCCGCATCATCTCCGAGTCCGCCACGGCCGGTGATCTGCCGCCGCGCCTGTCGGAGCTGCTGGAGCGGGCTCTGGAGTTCGGCGACCGCACCGCCGAGGAGATCATGGTCCCGCGTCCGCGCCTGGTGCTGCTCCGGGACGACCGGCCGATCTCCGACCTGGTCGCCGCCGTCGGCGAGCACGGCCACTCCCGTTACCCGGTGCTCTGTGACGTCAACGGTGACGACGTGGTGGGCGTGACCGGTGTGCGGGAGCTGCTCAGGTCCGGTCTGACCGAGGGACCGCTGAAGAAGATCACCCGCCCCGCCCTCCTGGTCCCCGACTCGCTGCCGCTGCCGGTGGTGCTGGAACGCATGCGGGCCGCCCGGGACGACATGGCGTGCGTCATCGACGAGTACGGCGGCCTGGCCGGCGTGGTCACCATCGAGGACCTCGCCGAGGAACTGGTCGGCGAGCTGATCGACGAGAACGACCCGGAACCGGCCGGGGTCGTCGCCAACGACGACGGCACGTGGGATCTGCCGGGCACCCTCCGGCTGGACGAGATCGAGCGCGCCACCGGCCTGCCGCTGCCCGAGAGCGACGACTACGACACCGTCGCGGGCCTCGTGCTCGCCACCCTCGGCCGGATGGCGGAGCCCGGCGACCGGGTGAAGGTGACCCTGACCATGGAGCACGACCTCCTGGAGGGCGACGGGGTCGAAGAGAAGGACGCGGTCCTCACCGTGCTGTCGGTGCAGCGCCGGGTGCCCGAGTGGGTGCGGCTGGCGCTCGCCCGGCCCGGCGAGGACGATCCCGGTGCCCCCGGTGACGCCGCCGGGTCGGGAAGCGCCGGACAGGACGCCGGAAGGTCGGAGAGCGGGCGCCCGGACGGTGCCCCGCGAAACCACCGGAACCACCGCGACCACCGCGACCACACGGCAGGCGACGACGTGCGGCGAGACGCCGGACAGAGCGACACCGGGCGGGAGGGCGTGCCGGGCGACGGCGTGCCCCGGGACGACACGGAGCGGGACGGCGCGAGGAGAGATGAACCCGTGACGACCGCGTCCCGGATGGCCGGACGCGGCTCCGGCGCGCCGGGATACGGCCGAGGCCCGGTGGGGGGACGATGA
- a CDS encoding LCP family protein: MYGKARSGAGPVRPIGPSPGPVPGGPVPGGPAGPPPGSGGGFGLKGWRPKRPGRLAARVLIGLLVVVLVLAVGGYFVINSRLERIDALGDYEGRPADGPGTNWLLVGSDSRAGLTAAQRRKLATGKAVGRRTDTMMLLHIPEGDGRPTLVSLPRDSYVPIDGHGSDKLNAAYSFQDGGPKLLAKTVEKVTGVRIDHYMEIGFSGFVGIVDAIGGVEIDVKQDIKDPKAGIDLKKGRQVMDGATALGYVRTRATGAIPDLDRTQRQRQFFSAVVKKAASPGVLLNPFTSVPLALSATDSVAVGEETGAFNLLSLGLAMGGNPITTAVPVGSLPTINGQAVVKWDREKALRLFNALAEDKPVPKDVLGK, from the coding sequence GTGTACGGCAAGGCGAGGTCGGGGGCCGGCCCGGTCAGGCCGATCGGCCCGTCCCCCGGCCCTGTCCCCGGCGGTCCTGTCCCCGGCGGTCCGGCCGGTCCCCCGCCGGGTTCGGGAGGCGGCTTCGGCCTGAAGGGCTGGCGGCCCAAGCGTCCGGGCAGACTGGCCGCACGCGTCCTCATCGGCCTGCTCGTGGTCGTGCTGGTTCTGGCCGTCGGCGGATACTTCGTGATCAACTCCCGGCTGGAACGGATCGACGCGCTCGGCGACTACGAGGGGCGCCCCGCCGACGGTCCGGGCACCAACTGGCTGCTGGTGGGCTCCGACAGCCGCGCGGGCCTGACCGCGGCCCAGCGGAGGAAACTCGCCACCGGCAAGGCCGTCGGCCGCCGCACCGACACGATGATGCTGTTGCACATCCCCGAGGGCGACGGCCGGCCCACCCTGGTCAGCCTCCCCCGCGACTCGTACGTGCCGATCGACGGCCACGGCAGCGACAAGCTCAACGCCGCCTACTCCTTCCAGGACGGCGGCCCCAAGCTGCTGGCCAAGACCGTGGAGAAGGTCACCGGGGTCCGGATCGACCACTACATGGAGATCGGCTTCAGCGGCTTCGTGGGCATCGTCGACGCCATCGGCGGCGTCGAGATCGACGTCAAGCAGGACATCAAGGACCCCAAGGCGGGGATCGACCTGAAGAAGGGCCGGCAGGTGATGGACGGCGCCACGGCCCTGGGCTACGTCCGCACCAGGGCCACCGGCGCCATCCCCGACCTCGACCGGACCCAGCGCCAGCGCCAGTTCTTCTCCGCCGTGGTGAAGAAGGCCGCCAGCCCGGGCGTCCTGCTCAACCCCTTCACCTCCGTACCGCTCGCGCTGAGCGCCACCGACTCGGTGGCGGTCGGCGAGGAGACCGGCGCCTTCAACCTGCTCTCCCTCGGGCTGGCCATGGGCGGCAACCCGATCACCACGGCCGTCCCCGTCGGATCCCTGCCCACCATCAACGGCCAGGCCGTCGTCAAGTGGGACCGGGAGAAGGCGCTGCGCCTGTTCAACGCGCTCGCCGAGGACAAGCCCGTTCCCAAGGACGTCCTCGGCAAGTGA
- a CDS encoding GOLPH3/VPS74 family protein — protein MTTITEEVLLLAYDEQEGKQLIGSTELDAALGGALLAELAVEGRIDLADRKVTVRDTTPLGDEELDAALERIAAESKPRKPEWWVQRFNSGKLRKRLLARLAERGVLREEQRRILGIFPSTRYPESDPEIERGIRERVRGVLAGADPDERTAVLIAVLHAAKIDRKAFPDARKERIKEITEGDWAGEAVSKTIAAVNAAVMTAVIAGAVAASTSGAASG, from the coding sequence ATGACGACGATCACCGAGGAAGTGCTCCTTCTCGCCTACGACGAGCAGGAGGGCAAGCAACTGATCGGCTCGACGGAGCTGGACGCGGCGCTCGGCGGGGCCCTGCTGGCCGAACTGGCCGTCGAGGGCCGGATCGACCTCGCGGACCGGAAGGTCACCGTACGGGACACGACGCCCCTCGGGGACGAGGAACTCGACGCGGCGCTGGAGCGGATCGCGGCCGAGTCGAAGCCGCGCAAACCCGAGTGGTGGGTGCAGCGGTTCAACTCGGGCAAGCTCCGCAAGCGCCTGCTGGCGCGCCTGGCGGAGCGGGGCGTGCTGCGCGAGGAGCAGCGCAGGATCCTGGGGATCTTCCCGAGCACCCGCTACCCGGAGAGCGACCCCGAGATCGAGCGGGGCATCCGGGAGCGGGTGCGGGGCGTCCTCGCCGGGGCCGACCCCGACGAGCGGACCGCCGTCCTGATAGCGGTCCTGCACGCGGCCAAGATCGACCGCAAGGCGTTCCCGGACGCGCGCAAGGAGCGGATCAAGGAGATCACCGAAGGCGACTGGGCGGGCGAGGCGGTCTCCAAGACCATCGCCGCGGTCAACGCGGCCGTCATGACCGCGGTGATCGCCGGGGCCGTCGCCGCGAGCACCTCGGGCGCCGCCTCCGGCTGA